In a genomic window of Meriones unguiculatus strain TT.TT164.6M chromosome 8, Bangor_MerUng_6.1, whole genome shotgun sequence:
- the Creld2 gene encoding protein disulfide isomerase CRELD2, whose amino-acid sequence MHLPLAAAFGLLLLLLLLPPPGTVASRKPTMCHKCRTLVDKFKQGMANTARKNFGGGNTAWEEKSLSKYEFSEIRLLEILEGLCDSSDFECNQVLEEQEEQLEAWWMTLKKDYPNLFEWFCVHTLKACCLPGTYGPDCHACQGGSERPCSGNGYCSGDGSREGDGSCQCHVGYKGPLCIDCMDGYFSVLRNETHSICSVCDESCKTCSGPTNKDCIKCEVGWARVEDACVDVDECAAETPPCSDAQYCENVNGSYTCEECDSTCVGCTGKGPANCKECISGYTKQSGQCEDIDECSLEEKACKRKNENCYNIPGSFVCVCPEGFEETEDACVQTAESEVAGESPTQPPFHEDL is encoded by the exons ATGCACCTGCCACTCGCAGCCGCATTtgggctgctactgctgctgctgctgctgccgccgcccgGGACTGTAGCTTCCCGGAAGCCAACCATGTGCCATAAGTGCCGGACGCTTGTGGACAAGTTCAAGCAG GGGATGGCCAACACGGCCAGAAAGAATTTCGGCGGCGGCAACACAGCGTGGGAGGAGAAGTCTCTGTCCAAGTACGAATTTAG TGAGATCCGGCTTCTGGAGATCCTGGAGGGCCTGTGTGACAGCAGCGACTTTGAGTGCAACCAAGTcttggaggagcaggaggagcagctggAGGCCTGGTGGATGACACT GAAGAAGGACTATCCTAACCTATTTGAATGGTTTTGTGTACACACACTGAAAGCTTGCTGTCTCCCGGGCACCTATGGGCCAGACTGTCATG CATGCCAGGGTGGGTCCGAAAGACCTTGCAGCGGTAATGGCTACTGCAGTGGAGATGGCAGCAGAGAGGGTGACGGGTCCTGCCAGTGTCATGTAGGCTACAAGGGACCACTGTGTATCGACTGCATGGACGGCTATTTCAGCGTGCTGAGGAACGAGACCCACAGCATCTGCTCTG TCTGTGATGAGTCTTGCAAGACATGCTCAGGTCCGACCAACAAAGACTGTATCAAGTGCGAAGTGGGCTGGGCACGTGTGGAGGATGCCTGTGTTG ACGTGGATGAGTGTGCCGCAGAGACCCCTCCCTGCAGCGATGCCCAGTACTGTGAGAACGTCAACGGCTCGTACACGTGTGAAG AATGTGATTCTACCTGTGTGGGCTGTACAGGAAAAGGCCCAGCCAACTGTAAAGAGTGTATCTCTGGCTACACCAAGCAGAGTGGACAGTGTGAAG ATATAGATGAATGCTCACTAGAAGAAAAAGCAtgtaagaggaaaaatgaaaactgcTACAATATTCCAGGGAGCTTTGTCTGCGTGTGTCCAGAAGGCTTTGAGGAGACAGAAGATGCTTGTGTACAGACAGCAGAAAGCG AAGTTGCAGGGGAAAGCCCCACACAGCCGCCCTTCCATGAAGATTTGTGA